CGGGACTAGACGTGACTGATAGTATCTGCTGCCATTTGCTGAAGGCAATTTAAACTCAGCCAACCCATTCTGTCCCGTCTCAAAAATACTTTGCAGTATTTGGTTCCAGCTAGCAATGGTTTCTGCTTGCATTCCTAGCGCCTGGTGGGTTTTGCCAATGAATTCTTGGGGAGAGATTCCGGTTGCTTGCTCGATCGCCCGGTTAATGAAAACATAACGCAGATTTCTATCTATCCGAGAAATTATATCGGGAGAGTTTTCTACAATTGCTTCAAATTCTTGCTGACGTTGGCATAACATTTCTTCGGCAAGTTTGCGCTCGCTCGTATCGCGGGCAACTGCATAAATTAACCGTTCTTCTAGATACGGGACAGCAGTCCAAGCAAGCCATTTATAGGAGCCATCTTTGCAGCGGTGACGATACTCGAAATAAGTAAGGGTAATTCCAGAGGCAAGTTTACCCATTTCCGCCCTAGTGGCTTCCCTATCTAAAGGATGAACAAAATCAATTAAGGGCAGTGCTTTGAGTTCTTCAAGAGTGTAGCCAAGGGTTGTCTGCCAAGCTGGATTCAAATGAGTGAAATAACCGTCAAAAGTGCCAATCGCCAGCATATCTAAAGACAGGTTGAAAAAGCGATCGCGCTCAATTTCTGCCTGTTTGCGATCGCTGATGTCGTATATCATCCCCAAAACACACGCTTGACCGCTTAACTCAATAATTACAAAAGAAGCCACGCCATCGCGAATTGCACCGGATTTGATACGAAATTGGATTTGTAAATCGCGGACTGATTGCTGTTGTTCCAGCATTTCAATTATGCTTCTGCGATCGTCGAGGCTGAACCACTCTCCCACTTCTAAAGAAGTGTGGCCAATTACTTCTTCTCGGCTATAACCAAGTAAGTTAAGGAAAGCTTCATTGACATCTAAAAAGTACCCTCCTGGGGAAGCTGTAATTGTTAGCGCGATTGGGCTAGCACGAAAAGCCGATGCGAATCTTTCTTCACTTTCGCGCAATGCAACTTCAGCAGCTTTGCGATCGCTGATATCGATGTCAACGCAAGTGCAAATCCAGCAATTTGCTACCTCATCCCATCGCGAGAGCAAAGTTCCTGAAATCCAACGTATGCTGTCATCTTTGTGCCGAAATCGATACTCGTACTCTATAGCGCAGCAAGCAAAAATGTCTTCAAAGGCTGGCTGGATGATATTCTGCCAATCTTCAGGCAGAACGCGGGATACCCAAAGACTTTTATCAGCCATCAATTCTGCTGCTGTATAGCCATAAATCGCCTCGCTGCCAAATGAATAGTACTCGTATTGCCAATCTCGATTGGGGAACACACGGAAGCAGGAAATAACTGCGATCGCGCTATTCAAAATTGCGTTGAGTTTGGCTTCTGAGTCTATTAAAATATCTTCTATATGTTTCCGGTGAATAATTTCATTAGTTAATTGGATGTTGATAGTTGCTAATTCCTCAGTTCGCTCCTGCACCCGTTGCTCCAGAGAAGCATTTAAAGCGAGAATTTCTGCTTCAGCGGCTTTGCGTAAGCGAAGCTCGCCGTAGGCATCGCTGATGTCTACTGAAACTCCAATAATGCCCCACAGTTCCCCTCGTTCGTTGTAAATGGGTGAATCAATCGCTATTATTGGAAACGTCGTACCGTCCCTTCGCCGCACCAAAAATTCCCCCGACCAGCTTTCTCCCCTTTGCAAGCAAGACATAATTTCAACGGCTTGTTCTCTTGTGGCTTCGGCTGGATTGACATTTACGATCGCGCAACCCAATACTTCTGATGCAGACCAACCAAACATAACTTCTGCATATCGATTCCAGTAGATAATCTTGCCTTCTAAATCCGTCGCAATTAAAGCCTGTTCTATTGCTTCGAGCAACCGCGATTGAAACCAAATTTTTTCCTCTGCCTGCTTGCGCTCGGTAATATCGATTGCTGCTCCGACAATTTGTTGCGGCAATCCTTGGGCATTTCTAGCAAACACCACTTCTCGGCTGAAAAGCCAGCGCCATTCGCCGTTGGCGTGTCGCATCCGGTACTCTAGTTCTAAGATTTCACCCTCTTTGCTTGAAGCAAAGCGACTAATATTTTCACCTGATTTTGCGCTATCTTCCGGGTGAAGTATGGTTGGGAGAAGGTCGTCTCCCATGGCGATCGCTTCTTCCGGCGAATAGCCCAAAATTTTAATTAGCTGTTGATTTGAATAAATATTTCG
This genomic interval from Microcoleus sp. FACHB-831 contains the following:
- a CDS encoding PAS domain S-box protein, with the protein product MNQKEVFKLLESQHDRLTLLKRSAGELPQTQPQSELMTQVLDAFEITLEEQHIVVEELAANRQQLEAERQRYQDLFAFAPDGYLVTDENGNIQEANLAAGNLLNVAPNFLLHKPLAAFIVMEDRQVFRTKLSQLQQLDGVQEWEVRLQPRGGEPFDASLRVSHIRNQTSKPRKLRYLVRDITYRKQTEAALQAANQDLETKVAERTAFLRQANEELVTEIVERRQTEKALRKSEERYRTLVETIPHGIQEIDTNCTITFGNSAYHRMLGYSEEELLGKPLLDSIATSDRSNFLDYITLILREQPAPTSYFGKNLTKDGNLIDVQVDWNYKRDAGGQVIGFSSVITDITERKRAEENILKQQRLIDQIAETTPAILYIYDLSEQRNIYSNQQLIKILGYSPEEAIAMGDDLLPTILHPEDSAKSGENISRFASSKEGEILELEYRMRHANGEWRWLFSREVVFARNAQGLPQQIVGAAIDITERKQAEEKIWFQSRLLEAIEQALIATDLEGKIIYWNRYAEVMFGWSASEVLGCAIVNVNPAEATREQAVEIMSCLQRGESWSGEFLVRRRDGTTFPIIAIDSPIYNERGELWGIIGVSVDISDAYGELRLRKAAEAEILALNASLEQRVQERTEELATINIQLTNEIIHRKHIEDILIDSEAKLNAILNSAIAVISCFRVFPNRDWQYEYYSFGSEAIYGYTAAELMADKSLWVSRVLPEDWQNIIQPAFEDIFACCAIEYEYRFRHKDDSIRWISGTLLSRWDEVANCWICTCVDIDISDRKAAEVALRESEERFASAFRASPIALTITASPGGYFLDVNEAFLNLLGYSREEVIGHTSLEVGEWFSLDDRRSIIEMLEQQQSVRDLQIQFRIKSGAIRDGVASFVIIELSGQACVLGMIYDISDRKQAEIERDRFFNLSLDMLAIGTFDGYFTHLNPAWQTTLGYTLEELKALPLIDFVHPLDREATRAEMGKLASGITLTYFEYRHRCKDGSYKWLAWTAVPYLEERLIYAVARDTSERKLAEEMLCQRQQEFEAIVENSPDIISRIDRNLRYVFINRAIEQATGISPQEFIGKTHQALGMQAETIASWNQILQSIFETGQNGLAEFKLPSANGSRYYQSRLVPEFAQNGSVASILGITRDITEQKQAEEKIKASLREKDALLQEIHHRVKNNLQIISSLLYLQSRRTEDIKVRQILQDSQNRIGSMALVHENLYGSQDFSKINFVQYIQTLAANLLASYKVHHNAIALRVNVNGDVSVSLDKAIPCGLILNELITNALKHGFSDGKKGEIIISLDANLDGKFTLTVANDGNSLPADFDIHKTQSMGLKLVMTLVKQLKGTLEIVQSNGCAFKIVFVAGLQSN